The Candidatus Saccharimonadales bacterium DNA segment TGAGAACTTCGAGCAGTGTAAAGCCACCTTGGTTTAAGGTAGCGGTCCTCACTTGTTAACTCCGATGTTGGCAACTTCGGTCGAAACTTGAACCCGTTTGGTGCGATGATAAATCGTATAACTAATGTTAATGTCGACCTGTTTCAGGCCGGCCGCATCCAGGGTCGTTACAATTTGGGTGGCCGAACGGGGGTTGCCGAGCGATGGGTAGGGCGTCAAAATACTCGAGATATCGGTCGTGCCAATGGCAATGTTGTTGTAGGGCGTATTCCGGATCTGCTCCATCTGCTGCTGGGCTAGTTGGGTGGCAATGGTCACGTTGCGAGCCGTTCGGTTGAGCTGTTCGATCCCCGTGAAGCCTTCGATCACGACAACGATGATGATCGCCGCCACGGTGGCGGTAATGATCAATTCGAGTAGCGTAAATCCAGCCTGATTGCGGGCTTTCATATCACTCATTGTACCAGGGCATAAGCATTTTGGTAGCTTCGGGCTGCCTTGATGACGTACAATAGTAGAATGTTTAACCTCGAAGCTTTCATTCGGACTTTTAGTTACTTGGGGCTTTTCGGTTTGGTTTTTGCTGAATCAGGCTTGCTAGTAGGCATTGTTCTACCTGGCGATAGTCTGCTCTTTTTGGCTGGATTTATGGCCTCGCAACACGCCGTTAACATTGCCGGACTAATTACCGTTGTCTTTGTGGCTGCCGTTTTGGGTAATAGTGTTGGGTACGCCATTGGGCGCCGTTTTGGTCGGCAATTATTTAAGAAGTCGAGCTACCTGAAACCGGAGCAAGTTGATCAAGCAGAGCACTTTTTCAGCCGCCATGGCGGCAAGGCCGTGATTATTAGTCGATTTGTGCCGGTGGTTAGAACCTTGGTGCCGCCGCTAGCCGGGATTGGTCAGATGGATTACGGCCGCTTCAGCCTATATAACATTGTTGGCGCCCTATTTTGGACAACCAGCGTCTGCTTACTTGGTTATTTTCTAGGAAAATCCATCCCCAACATTGATCACTACATCCTGCCAATTATCGCTATTGTGATAGTGGTATCGCTATTACCCTCAGCCTGGCACTACTTTAGAAATCGATCGAGCAGCACCCAAAATTAACAGCTTCGCACTTGATTAAATCAGGAATAACTTGTACTTTTAAGCATAAGGTTTATCAAAGAATTGTTTATGTCAGCCAAGAAAAAAAGTTCCAAGAAAAAGCGTCTACCGCTACTTAGTCTGAGACGTTTTGATTTACGCAAGACCGTAATCGTTGCTGTTGTGCTTTCGCTTGCTGGCATTATTGCCATAGTGGCCAGCCACGCCATGGGCCCTGGCCTAGACAAGGCTGCCCAAGCCAAGCTGCGGGCCAAAGGCATCACCCTAAGAGGTCTTAAAAGTCCAACCCCCGGCGGCCCTTGTGATGCACCTGGATTGAAACAAGTCGATAGCGCTAGAGGCCAGATTGACGCCTGTACCCACGGACCTGACCCTGTTCCGGCTGGGCTCGATATTAATAGCGAGCTAAATAAACTCGACCAAGCCGCCACTGGCTATCATGCAGATTCAGCCTTGGCTAGCCCATCTCCAGGACAGCTGGGCTTTTATTGTGTCAGTGACGGCGTCACCGGTAAACGAGTCCAGTTCATTTATGCCTACGAACAAGGCCTAGCCAACCGCCGTGACGCTTTGGCCCTGACCATGCTCAACACCGCCAGTCTGATGAACAAAACTATTACTTATGATAGCGCTGCTAGTGGTAAAGCTGAGACCATGCGAATGGTCCAAAATAGCCAATGCTACCCAACTTTCCAAACTGTCATGATACCGAAGAGCACGGTTGATCAATATAACGGTGGCAATTATAGCGTGCTCTGGGATGCAATTAAAAACGCTGGATTCACTAGAACTAATCGGCGATACGTTGTCTTTGCCGACTTTGCTATGAGCGCTGAATATGCCAATGGTACCTTCGCACCAGTCTGCGGTACAGGCGATATAGCCGTCAATAACACCTCCATCAGTATGGCGACTCAAATGTCTAATCCAATGTACGCTTTTGTGGCAGCCGGCTGTTGGAACAACCAGAATTCTCCACTGCACGAATTGTTCCATACACTGGGTGCTGTCCAGCTTGATGCTCCACACTCCAGCGGTGCCTATCACTGCATCGATGAGCATGACATCATGTGTTACGCCGACGGCAGCATGGTATTCAATACTGCCTATAATGGTAGAAGTATTGTTTACAACTGCCCTGATGCGACTAACGAAAACCATCTCGACTGCCAAAAGAATGATTATTTCAACTCTAATCCGGCTACCAGCAACTTTTTATCCAACCACTGGGATATCGCCCGCGACAGTGGTTACTTTGAACCACTATAAGATCTAAAATACTATTGCATTTTTATAATTCTTATGGTATTATAATTAACCAGTACGCGTCATTGTCCGCTCGTAAGGAGTAATCAGATGAAGGTACTGCTCATTGCATTTGGAATCGCCTTTGCTCTGCTCATGGCCGCCCCGGCCTGGGCTGAGTCTGCCCCGCCAATTGGTGACCCTCCGCCTACCACCACCGTCGTCGTCGCTGATCCACCGAGCGCCTTTGGCCTCCAGGATTGCCACGGCACGATGATCCCGGCAACGGATCCCTGCCTGACGATGGGGCACAATGCGCCGGCTCCGGCCCTTCCCTTCACAGGCACGGGCTACCAGCTGGCAGTCATGACGCTGATCGCTGTCATCATGCTTCTGGTCGGGATCTGCCTTTTCGTCCCCGCCAGGAAGCCGCCGTCGGTCTAACGCTAGCGCCGGCGCACACGAAGCCGAGTTGGTGGGATGAGTCCTCTGATCTAGAGACTCATCCCCCGCTCGGTTTTTCTATTTAAGAAATTTGATCATTATCCTGGTTGCTATCAACTGGTGGTCCGCTGGGCCGGAAAACCTGTCCTGGTGAATAAGTCTCATCAGCTGAAGTAGGTAGTGCAGCCATCGATGGCGCCCCCGACCCCGCGCCGGCCGGCTGCGGACTATGAACCCAAGGCATCAGGCCGGAGAAGTGATCGGCTAAGGTTTGGCGCAAATCCCGATTTCGCATCAGTTCATAAATTGGCATCATCAGTGTGACAATCAATAATAAGATCAAACTCAGGCGGATCCAATTGTAGTAACGACCGAACCAAGCCCTGGCCACGGCCGGGTTACGAATAGCAGTGATAATGGCACCGGGCAAATCACTCAACCCATTGATTTGGGGGGCATGAGCAGAACTGGTTTGATTATTAGAACCTGATGATGAAGAGGACCCGGATGCCGAATTGCCGGCGTTAGTCGAATTTTGGGTTGAACCGCCGCCACCCGCGACCGGCGGCGGGGCAGCTGTTGGACAGGGGGTCACTGGCAAGCCCGGATAGGTATTGTTACATTCGTAGACACTGGCAGTATTAGGATAGGGCGCGTAGGTGCAAGCACCGGATGCCGTGGTGCAAGTGGCTAAAATGGCCCGATAGCCCTGATTACCGGCCGAAATAGCATAGGTATTACCCTGAACAATCACATCGCTAACGGCGTTTCTGACCCGTACCCCGGGGGTAGATTGATTGACGTTGTTGGCCGTTATCCGAGCTTTGGTGACGTTTGAAAGTTCAACGCCGACCTGAGGATCGGGCGCCGATGATACATAAGCGTTACTTTGAACAATGATGTCATTGATGTTATCGAAGCTATAGGAACCTTCATTGCGAGCTGGGCTTGAAGTGGTGTTGCCAGTGAAGTAGAAGCCACTGCGACGGGTCGGGCCGGCTGGAGTTGAAGCACTAACATTCATCCGATCAGTAGTGTTGTTTTTAATGGTGATATTGCCAACAGCTGTGCTCGAGCCGCCGGCGCTGAACCAAGCGTAGTTAAAGTTGTGCCAGGTGGTGTTTTGAATGGTAACATTATGGACCGTGCCACTACTTGGAGCCAGCGGCTCAATATCAATCCCCGTCCGGCAAACGGTATCAAAATTGCTGCCTGTGATATTGACGCCATCGGTCCAAGTTAGTCCAATGCCCTGACGCCCGGCCCCAGAAAAGTTCGAATTGCTTACGGTCGAATTAGCGCTCAAGGCTCCGCCATTGCCATTGGCAAATTCCAGGAAATCTCCCCAGACGTCATGCACCGTTACGTTGGTTAATACTGTGCCGCTACTGCCGCTGATGTTAAAGGCGTGCTGGGCCTCGAGATTCGGATTATAGCAACCGGTATAGGCCCCGGTTCGGGTACCTTTGATTTGCAGCCCGCTAATGGTGATATTAGAACTATCCTGGATCTTGACGCTCCCGCGAGTCCGGACGTCGTCCTTGCCGCTGTAAGTTAGGCCACTGCCATTAGTTTTTTGCTCAAAGGTGGCATTGTTGCCATTGATGGTGATATTAGATCGACCGGTGATTAAAAAGGGGTACTCAGTGTTATAGCAGGCATTGGCTGGCAGATTGACCGTAGAGCCATTAGGCACCGTGTTGAACCAGGCTTGGAGGTTGGTGTTTGAGTTGCCAGCCGTCGCCGGGCTAGTTACATCGGTCGAACAGTCAGCCGGGATTGAGCCTGGCGGGGACATCGTAGCAGCTCGGCTAGCACCCATGAAAGACAAACCCACTCCTGCCATGAGGAGCGAAAACAAAATTGCATTAAAAGCGTGAAACTTCTTACTAAAAATGGTCTTAACAGGCCCCTTTTCCCTGCTAGATGGGTGGGTTGTTTGAGTAACTTGAACTATCAGATTGCTCTAATCCGCTTATGTTATTATAACAAATCTGATCTGACCTGGGGCTTAAGCCGGATAAAATTTGTGAGCGCGTTGATAGCGATCAATGCCGCTATCCCAATTGGAATACCAGCCGTTTTCATCCCAAATAGTATAGAGCTGCTCGAAGTAGGCTTGATATAAATATTTAACCCGATCCAAACTAAAGTTATCGATGGCGTATTTGCGGATGGCTTTGGCTGGTTTTAGTTTATCTAAATTACTAGCTGCCCAAATGGCCTCACCCAAAGTCCGCGCCCGATAACCGACTTGACCATGAATGATGTTTTCCGGAAAAGCCCCCCAATCGGTGGTAATGACAGGGGTACCGCAAAACATCGGCTCGATCGAAGTCCCGCCAAAGGGCTCAATGTAATATGACATTAGAAATACAGCTTTAGCCCGACTCATCAGCTCACCTCTTTTCTGAATGTCGGCGTGGCCCAAGTGCAGCAAATGATCCCCTTCTATCGTTAGTTCATCGGCAATAATTTTATTGCCTTCAATTTTATTGACGCCCTGACCCACCAAAACCAATTTACCCCCGATCCTGCGCACGGCTTCAGACGCCATCTCCGGACCTTTGCGTTGAATCATCCGGCCAACGAAAAGAAAAAAATCGTCCTTTTTCTCCCGGAATGGGAATTCAGATGGGTCAAAGTAGTTTGGAATCACAGCATCAAAGAAACGACCATTATCATCGCGGTTTTGGCCATGGACAAAGTGCATTTGGGCATAGCTTTCATAGACCCGAAAAGGCGCGTAAACGCCGTAGTAGCCAATGCCGTATTCCACGCTCATCAGCTCAGGCAAGCCATCGCTGATTTGCTTTTGGCAAACGCCGCCAATGATGCAAACAAAGTCGCGCGCTTTAGCCCTTTTTTTGATTTCTTCGATAGCCCTGGCATTTGGCACCACCCAGTGTGGCAGGGTCTCGTTCCAATCGATGTTAAAAAAGCGCTGCTCATAGTCATATTCCCCAAACCATGCCCGCTGCTCAGCTTTGGTGACTATGGTAATAAGCTCATCACAAGGGGCTTCGTTTTCCTCGGAGGCATACAAGAATACCTCATGCCCCAGGTCTTTCATCATCCGGCAAAATTTAATTACTTTCTGGGTGTAGGCACAGGCAATGTAATCCGAAGTTGTCTGCGTGTGAGGCAAGTTAACAACGTGAAAACGAAATTTTTGATCTGCCACCATTACCTTGATTGTACACCGCTGGCGTCCAAGCGTAACTATTTACTTATGAGCTCAAGAGTTGGTCGAGCTCAGCTTCCAGGGTATTGCGCTCGTCGATTCGACCCCCATCATTGCCCCAGCTGACTAATTCGTCGGGATCGGTATCGCGGTCATAGGCCTCAAATACATCCGTGCCTGCCACTGGTTGTCCTGTTGTCGGTATAGTACCAGAGTAGCGCATTAGCTTACGGGTTTGCGTGAAAATGCCTTGGCAATCAGGGAATTTATTATCACGTTTTCTTTCATAAAGAATCGAACGATTTGGATTGGGGTTAGTTAAT contains these protein-coding regions:
- a CDS encoding right-handed parallel beta-helix repeat-containing protein — translated: MGASRAATMSPPGSIPADCSTDVTSPATAGNSNTNLQAWFNTVPNGSTVNLPANACYNTEYPFLITGRSNITINGNNATFEQKTNGSGLTYSGKDDVRTRGSVKIQDSSNITISGLQIKGTRTGAYTGCYNPNLEAQHAFNISGSSGTVLTNVTVHDVWGDFLEFANGNGGALSANSTVSNSNFSGAGRQGIGLTWTDGVNITGSNFDTVCRTGIDIEPLAPSSGTVHNVTIQNTTWHNFNYAWFSAGGSSTAVGNITIKNNTTDRMNVSASTPAGPTRRSGFYFTGNTTSSPARNEGSYSFDNINDIIVQSNAYVSSAPDPQVGVELSNVTKARITANNVNQSTPGVRVRNAVSDVIVQGNTYAISAGNQGYRAILATCTTASGACTYAPYPNTASVYECNNTYPGLPVTPCPTAAPPPVAGGGGSTQNSTNAGNSASGSSSSSGSNNQTSSAHAPQINGLSDLPGAIITAIRNPAVARAWFGRYYNWIRLSLILLLIVTLMMPIYELMRNRDLRQTLADHFSGLMPWVHSPQPAGAGSGAPSMAALPTSADETYSPGQVFRPSGPPVDSNQDNDQIS
- a CDS encoding DedA family protein; this encodes MFNLEAFIRTFSYLGLFGLVFAESGLLVGIVLPGDSLLFLAGFMASQHAVNIAGLITVVFVAAVLGNSVGYAIGRRFGRQLFKKSSYLKPEQVDQAEHFFSRHGGKAVIISRFVPVVRTLVPPLAGIGQMDYGRFSLYNIVGALFWTTSVCLLGYFLGKSIPNIDHYILPIIAIVIVVSLLPSAWHYFRNRSSSTQN
- a CDS encoding glycosyltransferase, encoding MVADQKFRFHVVNLPHTQTTSDYIACAYTQKVIKFCRMMKDLGHEVFLYASEENEAPCDELITIVTKAEQRAWFGEYDYEQRFFNIDWNETLPHWVVPNARAIEEIKKRAKARDFVCIIGGVCQKQISDGLPELMSVEYGIGYYGVYAPFRVYESYAQMHFVHGQNRDDNGRFFDAVIPNYFDPSEFPFREKKDDFFLFVGRMIQRKGPEMASEAVRRIGGKLVLVGQGVNKIEGNKIIADELTIEGDHLLHLGHADIQKRGELMSRAKAVFLMSYYIEPFGGTSIEPMFCGTPVITTDWGAFPENIIHGQVGYRARTLGEAIWAASNLDKLKPAKAIRKYAIDNFSLDRVKYLYQAYFEQLYTIWDENGWYSNWDSGIDRYQRAHKFYPA
- a CDS encoding prepilin-type N-terminal cleavage/methylation domain-containing protein; this encodes MKARNQAGFTLLELIITATVAAIIIVVVIEGFTGIEQLNRTARNVTIATQLAQQQMEQIRNTPYNNIAIGTTDISSILTPYPSLGNPRSATQIVTTLDAAGLKQVDINISYTIYHRTKRVQVSTEVANIGVNK